One genomic window of Fervidobacterium thailandense includes the following:
- a CDS encoding MBL fold metallo-hydrolase, which produces MNFIAFSKALYSTWIYYSPERILFDAGEGVATRLSNKIYAIRYIFLTHGHVDHIAGLWTIINTRNNAMGDREKPLTVYYPKGNRGIEAYAEFLRRVNSELRFELEFISVNPGEKIFLRQSGSFMRYIQPFPVQHTYNEISVGYHVIDVRKRLKEEYRNLPPNEIARLVKTLGHAEMTETYEKKILTISGDTILLKKEDIMDTEILFHECTFLKKEDRKFNNHASLDEVVELVKGTDIKTLVLYHISSRYVKNIERAIKKINLPNVKIAYVHPEKLFEM; this is translated from the coding sequence TTGAACTTCATAGCTTTTTCAAAAGCTCTGTACTCGACGTGGATTTACTATTCACCCGAACGTATCCTGTTTGACGCCGGTGAGGGCGTGGCTACGCGCTTGAGTAACAAGATATACGCGATACGCTACATATTCTTGACACACGGCCACGTGGATCACATAGCTGGTTTGTGGACGATAATAAATACTCGAAACAACGCGATGGGGGACAGGGAGAAACCGTTGACCGTTTACTATCCTAAGGGAAACAGAGGTATCGAAGCTTACGCGGAGTTTCTCAGGCGCGTAAATAGCGAGCTCAGGTTCGAACTGGAGTTTATCAGTGTTAATCCCGGTGAAAAGATATTCTTGAGACAGTCTGGCTCTTTCATGCGGTACATCCAGCCCTTTCCGGTACAGCACACGTACAACGAGATATCCGTTGGTTACCACGTCATAGATGTACGCAAGAGGTTGAAAGAAGAGTACAGAAATCTTCCACCGAACGAAATAGCGAGGTTGGTCAAGACACTGGGGCATGCAGAGATGACGGAGACTTACGAAAAGAAAATCCTCACGATTTCCGGGGATACTATCCTACTCAAGAAAGAGGACATCATGGATACGGAAATACTCTTCCACGAGTGCACTTTCTTGAAAAAGGAGGATAGAAAATTTAACAACCACGCATCGTTGGATGAAGTGGTAGAACTCGTTAAAGGAACGGATATCAAAACGCTTGTCCTGTACCACATTTCTTCAAGGTACGTGAAAAATATCGAGCGTGCGATAAAGAAGATAAATTTACCCAACGTCAAGATTGCTTACGTTCATCCGGAGAAACTTTTTGAAATGTGA
- a CDS encoding metallophosphoesterase, translating into MKHVIFISDTHIGDGSSKDDFNQDEVMESLVLDWSTLENPELVIVGDGLELLESDAVRKLGVTGFWETVDLIDRTLIDKIVSVHPKVFKSLANFPGKIWYVVGNHDYYLWKNRSLQQALKEYLPNLEIVPYYLNTQAGILAVHGNQFDSINKFKEVDGELVPPLGDFIARYMMVNFDESLRSYVPEEVLRDYDNVRPVLDVFDWLEKISQLYETSVDLMKVWVDNFLEMMKHEEAKSWMKKNYPALSKLSILFLNRTGGIRLGEFIVRTVMKVRNLRKTDYLKKAAMKIFVNPSWMKKNMDGYLDKRKTYDFEHSALNGIVMGHNHKPSFDVLKIKGELKFYLNCGSWKPVVERRGRNMFQRYFEIFYAITKIESDGEIEIITGSINKLRKSQII; encoded by the coding sequence ATGAAACACGTAATCTTTATCAGTGACACACACATCGGTGATGGTAGTAGCAAGGATGACTTCAATCAAGATGAAGTAATGGAAAGCCTTGTTTTGGACTGGTCCACCCTGGAGAATCCTGAACTCGTCATTGTTGGGGATGGTTTGGAACTACTCGAATCCGACGCGGTTAGAAAACTTGGGGTCACGGGTTTTTGGGAAACGGTGGACCTGATTGACCGCACGCTCATAGACAAGATAGTCAGTGTTCACCCGAAAGTTTTTAAGAGCCTGGCCAACTTCCCGGGGAAAATATGGTACGTTGTGGGAAACCACGATTATTACCTGTGGAAAAACAGGAGTCTTCAGCAGGCTCTTAAAGAGTACCTCCCGAACCTGGAGATCGTCCCGTATTACCTTAACACTCAAGCGGGGATATTGGCTGTGCACGGTAACCAATTCGACTCGATAAACAAATTCAAGGAAGTAGACGGTGAACTCGTCCCCCCTCTGGGGGACTTTATCGCCAGATACATGATGGTCAACTTCGATGAGTCGTTGAGAAGTTACGTACCTGAGGAAGTATTACGGGATTACGATAACGTCCGTCCCGTGCTCGATGTCTTCGACTGGCTCGAGAAGATCTCGCAGCTTTATGAGACCAGTGTTGACCTGATGAAGGTTTGGGTGGACAATTTTTTGGAGATGATGAAGCACGAGGAAGCAAAAAGCTGGATGAAGAAGAACTATCCTGCGCTCAGCAAATTGTCGATACTCTTTCTGAACAGAACCGGTGGAATACGCCTGGGAGAGTTCATCGTACGTACCGTTATGAAAGTCAGAAATCTCCGCAAAACTGACTACCTGAAAAAAGCGGCAATGAAGATATTTGTGAACCCTTCGTGGATGAAGAAAAATATGGACGGTTATCTGGATAAACGGAAGACGTACGACTTTGAGCATTCTGCACTAAACGGAATCGTGATGGGACACAACCACAAACCGTCGTTCGACGTTTTAAAAATAAAAGGTGAGCTCAAATTTTACCTCAACTGCGGATCGTGGAAACCGGTCGTTGAACGCCGCGGGCGAAACATGTTTCAGCGTTACTTTGAAATCTTCTACGCAATCACGAAGATTGAATCCGATGGAGAGATCGAGATAATAACTGGATCCATCAACAAACTTAGAAAAAGTCAGATCATTTAA
- a CDS encoding CBS domain-containing protein, with protein MKVITTHINPDFDGFACCVGMKRLHPDFEIVLSGSPVQNLKEFLRLYEEEFPYRTDSELRESERELEELIIVDTNGTERISSLLKERITQNTKITIIDHHPDIRPPEDDRPNVTKLVRTTGAATSIVVSLLRENGIRISKSEATLLAIAVYEDTGSLLFPSTTVEDVLAVAYLLDNGANLETVAEYVRYDLTIDQKKLLNDLLQNVVTHTINGYNVTIAYAETEKFVGGLAAITAKFWYTHNAETLIVVVRMGKKVVIVGRTKSPDIDLAGLMAEFGGGGHHQAASATLNLASVDEVIHKVLKLLPKYINTALRAKDIMSAPVRTVLASETIEEVNKIMETTGHGGLPVVEGNKLVGIVTKKSVDKAIHHGLGKRPVKSIMSSKLITARVDTPVSQIKKLMVENDIGRVPILDENNILVGIVTRSDIMRAMTGNIIPNVQDISREPVFENLLDVMKSRLPSRLMNLLRLLGTYGSELRMSVYVVGGFVRDLLLNIPNYDVDIVVEGTEEKAGIEFAKYVGRELNATVVPYEKFLTASIVFKDGYKIDIATARTEYYERPGELPQVDISTIKKDLYRRDFTINAMAIKLNPQEFGTLYDFFNCRKDLENGIIRVLHNLSFVEDPTRMIRGIRFEQRYNFRMEERTLELLKKNLEENYLERVSGARIRQEIEKILEEKEPIKAFRRMAELGVLKHVFPKTYYTSLMDEKLTRLFKYLPRFKERFQNINDFYAVSTILLEYYDRDTLEEMRKKYGYPKRFIESLKMTEGLILPLKAMIEERLHFSEIYKVLGKSTPYVYIHLSAYLDDASVDYLLRYIDALNTTKLDHVTGKYLVDTYGLKQGPVLNRILEELYSMKLDDPNLDERATVEKIVQRLQNEGYSNVL; from the coding sequence TTGAAGGTAATAACAACGCACATAAACCCCGATTTCGATGGTTTTGCTTGCTGTGTTGGGATGAAGAGACTTCATCCCGACTTTGAAATAGTACTATCGGGTTCCCCGGTTCAAAATTTAAAGGAATTCCTCCGCCTGTACGAGGAAGAGTTTCCATATAGAACCGACAGTGAACTGAGGGAGTCTGAGCGGGAGCTGGAAGAGCTAATCATCGTGGATACCAACGGTACGGAGAGGATCAGTTCTCTGTTGAAAGAAAGAATAACTCAGAATACAAAAATAACGATCATCGACCATCATCCCGACATACGTCCCCCCGAAGACGACCGTCCAAACGTGACCAAGTTGGTGAGAACCACTGGTGCCGCAACCTCGATAGTCGTTTCCTTACTCCGAGAGAATGGGATTAGGATATCTAAAAGCGAGGCCACTCTCCTTGCAATCGCTGTTTACGAGGACACCGGCAGCTTGCTCTTCCCGAGCACAACGGTGGAAGATGTCCTCGCGGTTGCGTACCTTCTGGACAACGGTGCTAACCTTGAGACCGTTGCCGAGTACGTGCGGTACGATCTCACCATCGATCAAAAAAAGCTCTTGAACGACCTCCTTCAAAACGTCGTAACCCACACTATCAACGGTTACAATGTTACAATCGCCTACGCCGAAACGGAGAAATTCGTCGGGGGATTGGCCGCGATAACGGCCAAGTTCTGGTACACCCACAACGCGGAGACGTTGATCGTAGTAGTCAGGATGGGAAAGAAAGTGGTCATCGTCGGACGGACCAAGTCACCGGACATCGATCTTGCCGGTCTGATGGCCGAGTTCGGCGGAGGTGGCCATCATCAAGCCGCGTCGGCAACACTCAACTTAGCCTCGGTTGACGAGGTTATTCACAAAGTTTTGAAGCTCTTACCGAAGTACATAAATACCGCCTTGCGCGCAAAAGATATCATGTCCGCCCCTGTCCGAACCGTACTTGCCTCGGAAACGATTGAGGAAGTGAACAAGATTATGGAGACAACCGGGCACGGTGGTTTACCCGTTGTCGAGGGCAACAAACTCGTCGGTATCGTCACGAAAAAGTCGGTGGACAAAGCCATCCACCATGGCCTTGGTAAACGCCCGGTTAAATCGATCATGAGCTCTAAGCTCATCACCGCCCGTGTAGACACACCCGTGAGCCAGATCAAAAAGCTTATGGTCGAAAACGACATTGGACGGGTCCCAATACTCGATGAAAATAACATCCTCGTCGGGATCGTCACAAGGTCGGATATAATGAGGGCGATGACTGGTAACATCATACCGAACGTCCAAGATATTTCTCGGGAACCCGTCTTCGAGAACTTACTCGACGTGATGAAAAGTCGATTACCGAGTCGTTTGATGAATCTTCTACGATTGCTCGGAACTTACGGATCCGAATTGCGCATGTCAGTTTACGTTGTCGGTGGCTTTGTAAGGGATTTGTTGCTGAACATCCCTAATTATGATGTGGACATCGTAGTGGAGGGTACCGAAGAAAAAGCTGGCATAGAATTCGCCAAATACGTAGGGCGTGAGTTGAACGCAACCGTTGTTCCGTACGAGAAATTCCTGACCGCGAGCATAGTTTTTAAGGACGGTTACAAAATTGACATAGCGACCGCAAGAACAGAATACTACGAGCGTCCCGGCGAGTTACCGCAGGTGGACATCAGCACCATCAAGAAAGACCTCTACAGACGGGATTTCACCATCAACGCGATGGCGATAAAACTCAACCCGCAAGAGTTCGGCACGCTATACGATTTCTTCAACTGTCGAAAGGATCTCGAAAACGGAATCATTAGAGTTTTGCATAACCTCAGTTTCGTAGAAGACCCGACCCGAATGATTCGTGGCATCAGGTTCGAGCAAAGGTACAACTTTCGCATGGAAGAACGCACGCTCGAGCTTCTGAAGAAGAACTTGGAGGAGAATTACCTTGAGCGTGTCTCCGGAGCGAGAATCAGACAGGAGATAGAGAAGATTCTCGAAGAGAAAGAACCCATAAAAGCCTTCAGGAGGATGGCAGAACTCGGGGTTCTCAAACACGTCTTCCCAAAGACCTATTACACGTCCCTCATGGACGAAAAGCTGACTCGTTTGTTCAAATACCTCCCACGTTTTAAGGAAAGATTCCAAAATATCAACGACTTCTACGCCGTCTCGACGATACTCTTGGAATACTACGATCGTGACACACTCGAAGAGATGCGAAAAAAGTACGGATACCCGAAACGGTTCATCGAGAGTCTTAAAATGACCGAAGGGCTCATACTACCACTCAAGGCCATGATAGAGGAACGACTCCATTTCTCGGAAATCTACAAGGTTCTTGGAAAATCAACACCGTACGTATACATCCACCTTTCGGCGTATCTTGACGATGCCAGCGTCGATTATCTCTTGAGGTACATCGATGCACTAAATACCACAAAACTTGACCATGTTACGGGAAAGTATTTGGTCGATACCTACGGTTTAAAGCAGGGACCCGTGCTGAACCGTATTCTTGAGGAACTTTACTCGATGAAACTCGATGATCCGAATCTTGACGAACGGGCGACGGTTGAGAAAATTGTCCAGCGCTTGCAAAACGAAGGATATTCCAACGTTCTGTGA
- a CDS encoding penicillin-binding transpeptidase domain-containing protein gives MRSKVERPDNRLILPFFLYALMFAYVIYGLFKTQVFDREQHLATLDQLLGRSVYERGLRGTIYSIDGVKLAWSERAPVLSMKSLDEKGEEKLKNILTEEQIAVLRNTGEVQVSWEQAFFLRNAGFETKVKELRKSYGFVYHLVGNVNVDGDGVSGLELVYNDVLKGRTGLMYEIRTPGGGYRQSIVQTQPEDGLELQTTIHFGLQKFVADLLTTESTPSVAIVSEVKTGNILAMVSFPFPDFDMNGIDNITWKKVLNDPLRPLLNRAISSTYPPGSIFKVVPAIAQILYDDSSRVVQCGGIFRYRDSKGRVTGRYKDWYLPGHGPVSLKKALRVSCNVYFYNVGLDVGIDKMVEVARALKLGEKTGVSLPGEVSGTLPDPDWKLKNIGEKWYPGDTILFSIGQGYINLTPLQMLTLYNTIANRGIRTTPKLLLNEEVKQEPINLELSKEQWDIIIDGLTEVTTVLGSPANAGTAAKAFRGFPIKVAGKTGTAQTGKHTPHAWFVGFAPVEDPKYSVLVLVENGGSGGEVAAPLARKIFDYMLREGFFSESPDKREEKDVRK, from the coding sequence ATGAGGTCAAAAGTTGAGCGACCCGACAACAGGTTGATCCTCCCGTTTTTCCTGTACGCGCTGATGTTCGCTTACGTGATTTACGGTCTCTTCAAAACGCAGGTTTTTGACAGGGAACAGCACCTCGCCACACTCGACCAATTGCTCGGCAGAAGCGTTTACGAAAGAGGATTGAGAGGTACCATATATTCCATCGACGGAGTTAAATTAGCCTGGAGTGAAAGAGCTCCAGTCCTATCGATGAAGTCGCTTGACGAAAAAGGCGAGGAGAAGCTTAAAAATATTTTAACCGAGGAGCAGATCGCGGTTCTCAGAAACACGGGAGAGGTACAAGTCTCCTGGGAACAGGCCTTTTTCCTCCGCAACGCTGGATTCGAAACGAAAGTGAAAGAACTACGCAAATCGTACGGTTTTGTCTACCACCTCGTTGGTAATGTAAACGTTGATGGTGATGGGGTTTCCGGACTTGAACTCGTTTACAATGATGTCCTCAAGGGACGGACGGGGTTGATGTACGAGATAAGAACACCGGGAGGTGGGTACAGACAGAGCATCGTCCAGACCCAGCCCGAGGACGGTTTGGAGCTACAGACGACGATTCACTTCGGCCTCCAGAAGTTCGTGGCGGACCTACTAACGACTGAGTCAACACCATCCGTCGCGATCGTCTCCGAAGTGAAGACGGGAAACATCCTGGCCATGGTTTCATTCCCATTCCCGGATTTTGATATGAACGGGATAGATAACATCACTTGGAAGAAAGTTTTAAACGATCCGTTGCGCCCACTCCTTAACCGCGCGATTTCGAGCACGTATCCGCCTGGTTCGATCTTCAAGGTCGTCCCAGCCATCGCTCAGATCCTGTACGACGATTCATCCCGTGTTGTTCAGTGTGGCGGGATCTTTCGCTACAGGGATTCGAAGGGACGGGTCACCGGGCGTTACAAGGACTGGTACCTTCCCGGTCACGGTCCGGTTAGTTTGAAAAAGGCACTCAGAGTATCGTGCAACGTCTATTTCTACAACGTCGGTTTGGACGTTGGGATAGATAAAATGGTTGAAGTGGCCAGAGCTTTGAAACTTGGTGAGAAAACCGGTGTAAGTCTACCCGGTGAAGTGAGTGGAACGTTACCGGATCCGGATTGGAAGCTGAAAAACATTGGTGAAAAATGGTATCCCGGTGACACGATACTCTTCAGCATCGGGCAGGGGTACATCAACCTCACCCCCTTGCAGATGTTGACGTTGTACAATACAATAGCTAACAGAGGGATTAGAACTACTCCGAAATTGTTGCTTAACGAGGAGGTTAAGCAAGAACCTATCAACCTCGAGCTTTCCAAAGAACAGTGGGACATTATCATAGATGGACTGACGGAAGTGACGACGGTACTCGGTAGCCCGGCGAATGCGGGAACGGCGGCCAAGGCGTTTAGGGGATTCCCAATAAAAGTTGCGGGCAAGACCGGAACAGCACAAACGGGAAAACACACACCACACGCGTGGTTTGTTGGATTCGCACCGGTTGAAGACCCCAAATACTCGGTGTTGGTACTCGTTGAAAACGGTGGTAGTGGTGGAGAGGTTGCCGCACCGCTGGCACGCAAGATATTCGATTACATGCTCCGGGAAGGCTTCTTCTCCGAATCTCCGGACAAAAGGGAGGAAAAGGATGTCCGAAAATAA
- a CDS encoding thioredoxin family protein has product MSENKLRILYFKNDSCGVCKAFLPKIQRISNDYGLEVEIVDIVEKPELAGQNMVFTVPTILIMDQTGSEIKRFARNFSELEIREFIERLLSLMNG; this is encoded by the coding sequence ATGTCCGAAAATAAACTGAGAATTTTGTATTTCAAAAATGATTCGTGCGGAGTTTGCAAAGCATTTTTACCAAAAATCCAGAGAATTAGCAACGATTACGGACTTGAGGTTGAGATAGTTGACATTGTTGAAAAGCCCGAGTTGGCCGGTCAGAACATGGTCTTCACCGTTCCGACGATCCTTATCATGGACCAAACCGGAAGCGAAATCAAACGTTTCGCGAGAAACTTTTCCGAACTCGAAATTAGAGAGTTTATCGAAAGATTGCTATCCTTGATGAACGGTTGA
- a CDS encoding ferritin-like domain-containing protein, with the protein MERILGILRFALAREIEGVEFYREKVGRVKNKDVRDVLESLSKMETEHVQFIKGLMEKVSKDEEITIETELIKTDFFKSKERSEMVTGTVDELANDLSILRMAYLIEEDFEKFYRTGAEKVEDPEMKKILNLLADWEDGHKKMLLEFYEEAMRNYWQKQGFEPLY; encoded by the coding sequence GTGGAAAGGATACTGGGGATCTTGCGGTTCGCACTGGCCAGGGAAATCGAAGGTGTAGAATTTTATAGGGAAAAAGTCGGTCGTGTGAAAAACAAGGACGTCCGGGATGTTCTCGAAAGCCTCTCGAAGATGGAGACGGAGCACGTGCAGTTCATCAAGGGACTGATGGAAAAAGTCTCAAAGGATGAAGAAATCACGATCGAAACCGAACTCATCAAAACCGATTTCTTCAAGTCGAAAGAACGTTCGGAAATGGTGACCGGAACTGTTGACGAATTGGCGAACGATTTGAGCATACTCAGAATGGCATACCTCATCGAAGAGGATTTTGAAAAATTCTACCGCACGGGTGCGGAAAAAGTCGAAGATCCTGAGATGAAGAAAATACTGAACTTGCTCGCAGACTGGGAAGACGGTCACAAAAAGATGCTGCTGGAATTCTACGAGGAAGCTATGCGAAATTATTGGCAAAAGCAAGGGTTCGAACCGCTGTACTGA
- the trpS gene encoding tryptophan--tRNA ligase, which produces MRILSGIRPTGKVHIGHYVGVFENWLNLQENHETFYFVADWHALTTHYEDTSMLKGYTYDLLKTMIAVGLDKSVLFVQSAVKEHAELMLLFSMIVPLSWLERVPTYKELKQQLANKDLSNAGFLLYPVLQAADILIYKAEGVPVGEDQVYHIELTREIARRFNYIFKKQVFPEPKELLSKVPKLPGTDGRKMSKSYGNIIPLITNEQDLSKMVLPMITDPARKRRTDPGNPEVCPVWEYHKAFGTADIPEEKQWIFEGCTQAKIGCVDCKKLLLKHMVEKLQPIWERYEKITNDDVMETVERGNKRASEIAQRTMEEVREAVGIMY; this is translated from the coding sequence TTGCGCATTCTCAGTGGAATTCGTCCCACCGGAAAGGTGCATATTGGTCATTACGTGGGAGTTTTCGAGAACTGGTTGAACTTACAAGAAAACCATGAAACCTTCTACTTTGTTGCCGACTGGCACGCGTTGACAACCCATTACGAGGATACAAGCATGCTAAAGGGATACACGTACGATTTATTAAAAACGATGATAGCCGTAGGACTTGATAAATCCGTACTCTTCGTCCAGTCGGCCGTCAAAGAGCACGCAGAACTGATGCTACTATTTTCCATGATCGTTCCACTCTCTTGGCTTGAAAGAGTTCCCACATACAAAGAACTCAAGCAACAACTTGCAAACAAAGATCTATCGAACGCAGGCTTCTTGCTCTATCCCGTCCTCCAGGCGGCTGACATCCTCATTTACAAAGCTGAAGGAGTGCCGGTCGGGGAGGATCAAGTGTACCACATAGAACTCACCAGGGAAATCGCCAGGAGGTTCAACTACATCTTCAAGAAGCAGGTCTTCCCGGAACCGAAAGAGCTGCTATCAAAAGTTCCTAAGCTTCCGGGTACGGACGGCAGGAAGATGAGCAAGAGCTACGGCAACATCATTCCCCTTATAACCAACGAGCAAGATCTCTCGAAAATGGTACTACCGATGATAACCGACCCGGCCCGAAAAAGACGCACCGACCCGGGTAATCCCGAGGTGTGTCCGGTGTGGGAGTACCACAAAGCGTTCGGAACGGCTGATATTCCCGAAGAAAAACAATGGATCTTTGAGGGATGTACACAAGCAAAGATAGGTTGCGTGGATTGTAAAAAGCTCTTGCTCAAGCACATGGTGGAGAAGCTCCAGCCCATTTGGGAACGGTACGAAAAAATCACCAACGACGACGTGATGGAGACGGTTGAGAGGGGAAATAAAAGAGCTTCGGAAATCGCCCAGAGAACGATGGAAGAGGTACGCGAAGCGGTCGGGATTATGTATTAA
- a CDS encoding mechanosensitive ion channel family protein has translation MEKSMLTIVNRTVLSLITLFIAYIVHKVIMKSIERVTETVGKEVKAPKTLSVLLAFLIYGFAIAGILAIWDLNLAPYLAGLGISGIVLGLAFQEPLTNFLSGILVLVTRKVFEGEVVDIDGLTGVVDVIKMNHTHIRTFDGKLILIPNRRVWTGTVTKFWPGKYRRIDIDVTVDYSSDPNVVLDVLKKVLEDEPLVVKDGSVENAVVFKSFDSNGMTYTLRFWTERETYFDTLNAVAGRTKVYLENAGIKIPYNILEVRLREDTQGGTRTR, from the coding sequence GTGGAGAAAAGCATGCTGACAATCGTCAATAGAACCGTACTTTCCTTAATCACCTTGTTCATCGCCTACATCGTACACAAGGTCATCATGAAATCCATAGAGCGCGTCACAGAAACCGTAGGAAAAGAGGTCAAAGCACCGAAGACATTGTCCGTTCTTTTAGCGTTCTTAATCTACGGTTTTGCGATTGCCGGTATCTTGGCTATCTGGGACCTGAACCTCGCACCCTACTTGGCCGGTCTTGGTATCTCAGGTATTGTCCTCGGTCTTGCGTTCCAGGAACCGCTTACGAATTTCTTATCGGGCATTTTGGTGCTTGTCACGCGTAAAGTCTTCGAGGGAGAGGTTGTCGATATCGACGGTCTAACAGGCGTTGTTGATGTCATCAAGATGAACCACACGCACATCCGCACGTTCGACGGGAAGCTCATCTTAATACCGAACCGTCGGGTCTGGACCGGTACGGTGACAAAATTCTGGCCAGGGAAATACAGAAGAATCGACATCGACGTAACGGTAGACTACTCGAGTGATCCGAACGTGGTACTGGATGTTCTGAAAAAAGTGTTGGAAGACGAGCCACTGGTAGTGAAGGATGGATCCGTGGAAAATGCGGTTGTATTCAAATCATTCGACTCAAACGGGATGACTTACACGCTCAGGTTTTGGACCGAACGGGAGACTTATTTCGACACGTTAAACGCGGTTGCTGGGCGAACGAAGGTGTACCTTGAGAACGCCGGAATAAAGATCCCGTACAACATTCTTGAGGTAAGATTAAGAGAAGACACGCAAGGAGGTACAAGGACCCGATGA
- the lepA gene encoding translation elongation factor 4, producing MRKIENVRNICIIAHIDHGKTTLTDRILEMTGAVDRRKMREQYLDSMDIERERGITIKSHPLRVYYTADDGKTYEINIVDTPGHVDFSYEVDRSMAAVEGAILLVDATQGVQAQTVANTYKALEHNLEIVPAVNKIDMPQANIEETIAEIEDLIGIPGEDVFRISAKEGIGVKDLIEAVIRLVPPPTTRDDGHLRALIFDAKYDKYRGVITYIRVFDGEIKPGDKIMMMSSGEIYEVMEVGTFTPEMTAVEALNAGDIGYIIAGLKDVSKAKIGDTITKPDNPAPEPLPGYKEVKPMVYAGMYPGLPEYYEELRKALEKYKLNDAALVFKPDHSPALGFGFRCGFLGLLHMDVVRERLEREFDIAVILTAPNVEYKVITHDGRELMINDPAKFPEEGEVREIYEPYVKLSIITPPEYIGKLMNLVQNEKRGTLISTENAGHERVVMHFEVPLAEIIFDFFDKMKAVSRGYASMDYEFLEYRKSDLVKITIYVNREPVDALSFVAHREKAYTIARKLVDKLAELIPQHQFEIPIQAKAGGRFIARSTIRALRKDVLAKCYGGDVTRKMKLLEKQREGKKKLREIGNVTIPQEAFLAMLRIGEEEE from the coding sequence ATGAGGAAGATAGAGAACGTTCGCAACATATGTATCATCGCGCACATCGACCACGGAAAAACGACACTCACTGACCGCATTCTCGAGATGACCGGAGCGGTCGATAGACGGAAGATGCGCGAACAATACCTTGATAGCATGGATATTGAAAGAGAACGAGGTATCACTATCAAATCACACCCACTGAGAGTGTACTACACCGCTGACGATGGGAAAACTTACGAGATAAACATCGTTGACACTCCTGGTCACGTTGACTTCTCTTACGAAGTCGATAGAAGCATGGCCGCTGTCGAAGGTGCCATTCTGCTTGTTGACGCCACGCAAGGTGTCCAGGCCCAGACGGTGGCTAATACTTACAAGGCTCTCGAGCATAATTTGGAGATAGTACCAGCGGTCAACAAGATAGACATGCCCCAGGCGAACATCGAAGAAACTATTGCCGAGATTGAGGATCTAATCGGTATTCCCGGTGAGGACGTCTTCCGCATCAGTGCGAAGGAAGGTATTGGTGTGAAGGATCTCATAGAAGCCGTTATCAGGCTCGTTCCACCTCCAACCACGAGGGACGATGGCCACCTCAGAGCTTTGATTTTCGACGCAAAATACGACAAATACAGGGGAGTTATCACCTACATTCGCGTCTTCGATGGCGAAATCAAACCTGGAGATAAAATCATGATGATGTCAAGTGGGGAGATTTACGAAGTGATGGAGGTTGGTACCTTCACACCCGAGATGACCGCGGTGGAGGCTTTGAACGCCGGGGACATAGGTTACATAATAGCCGGTCTAAAAGACGTCTCAAAAGCAAAAATCGGCGATACGATAACCAAACCGGACAACCCAGCACCAGAACCACTGCCCGGATACAAAGAGGTCAAACCGATGGTCTACGCTGGTATGTATCCGGGATTGCCTGAGTATTACGAAGAACTCCGAAAAGCTTTAGAAAAATACAAACTCAACGATGCAGCACTCGTCTTCAAACCAGACCATTCACCCGCACTCGGATTCGGTTTTAGGTGTGGTTTCCTCGGACTTTTACACATGGACGTTGTTCGTGAAAGGCTTGAAAGGGAATTCGATATTGCCGTCATCCTCACGGCACCGAACGTTGAGTACAAGGTCATCACCCACGATGGTAGGGAATTAATGATAAACGACCCGGCAAAATTTCCGGAAGAGGGAGAAGTAAGGGAAATATACGAACCGTACGTGAAACTCTCCATCATCACACCACCGGAGTACATCGGCAAACTCATGAACCTTGTGCAGAACGAAAAACGCGGCACACTGATTTCAACGGAGAACGCCGGTCACGAACGTGTAGTGATGCACTTTGAAGTACCACTCGCGGAGATAATATTCGATTTCTTCGACAAAATGAAAGCCGTGAGCCGTGGTTACGCATCCATGGACTACGAGTTCTTGGAGTACAGAAAGAGCGACCTTGTGAAGATAACCATTTACGTCAACAGAGAACCTGTTGATGCTCTGTCATTCGTTGCACATCGGGAAAAGGCCTATACGATCGCAAGAAAGTTGGTTGATAAACTCGCCGAACTCATACCGCAACACCAGTTCGAAATCCCGATCCAGGCAAAGGCCGGAGGAAGGTTCATCGCACGCTCGACCATCAGAGCCCTCAGAAAAGACGTCCTTGCAAAATGTTACGGTGGTGACGTAACAAGAAAGATGAAACTACTTGAAAAACAACGCGAAGGAAAGAAGAAACTAAGAGAAATTGGAAACGTGACCATTCCACAGGAAGCGTTCCTTGCCATGCTCCGCATCGGTGAGGAGGAAGAGTAA